Proteins encoded in a region of the Leifsonia sp. PS1209 genome:
- a CDS encoding MFS transporter, which translates to MTETRSPQAGERKRSPLLRRDFALVWASSFISDTGDWLLMIALPLFAFAVTGSALGASTVFLAELVPMLVLGSFLGVLVDRWDHRRTMIVANLLQGALLLPLLAASADRMWIVYVVAALEACLGAIVNPAKQALVPRLVDDDQLGQGNALMAVSDNLARLIGSPLGGLAFVLVGLPGVVVVDAASYLLSAGLVALSRPRASTAPDADHPPLPRVHFLRQWLDGLSTIRRLRPLGAVTAITTLGQFAQGIFLVLFIVYVTDRLGANGTEVGLLRGVQAIGGVIGGLLSGVLLRRFAPRTLVGAGYLVFGAISLLTWNLYPVTTAVGVYVGLFIAVGIPAVATTTGLITIVQRVTPPEALGRVFASVTTFGGAAQGAGLLVAGFLAEHFDVVAILNGQALVYIACGLLGLALLGERVRRSER; encoded by the coding sequence GTGACGGAGACCCGGTCGCCACAGGCGGGGGAGCGGAAGCGCTCGCCGCTGCTCCGGCGCGACTTCGCCCTGGTCTGGGCCAGCAGCTTCATCTCGGACACCGGCGACTGGCTGCTGATGATCGCGCTGCCGCTGTTCGCGTTCGCCGTCACGGGCAGCGCGCTCGGCGCATCCACCGTCTTCCTGGCCGAGCTCGTGCCGATGCTCGTGCTCGGCAGCTTCCTCGGCGTGCTCGTCGACCGCTGGGACCACCGCAGGACCATGATCGTCGCCAACCTGCTCCAGGGCGCTCTGCTGCTCCCGCTGCTGGCGGCGTCCGCCGACCGGATGTGGATCGTCTACGTCGTCGCAGCGCTCGAGGCGTGCCTCGGCGCGATCGTCAACCCGGCCAAGCAGGCGCTGGTGCCGCGTCTCGTGGATGACGACCAGCTCGGCCAGGGCAACGCACTGATGGCGGTGAGCGACAACCTGGCCAGGCTGATCGGCTCCCCGCTCGGCGGCCTGGCGTTCGTGCTGGTCGGGCTGCCCGGCGTGGTGGTGGTGGATGCTGCGAGCTACCTGCTCAGTGCCGGGCTGGTCGCGCTCAGCCGGCCCCGCGCATCCACTGCGCCGGACGCCGACCACCCTCCGCTGCCGCGCGTCCACTTCCTGCGGCAGTGGCTCGACGGCCTCTCCACCATTCGCCGGCTGCGTCCGCTCGGCGCTGTGACGGCGATCACCACGCTCGGCCAGTTCGCGCAGGGCATCTTCCTGGTCCTCTTCATCGTGTACGTCACCGACCGGCTCGGGGCGAACGGCACCGAGGTCGGCCTGCTGCGCGGCGTGCAGGCCATCGGCGGCGTGATCGGCGGGCTGCTCAGCGGCGTGCTGCTGCGGCGGTTCGCCCCGCGCACCCTGGTCGGCGCCGGCTACCTCGTCTTCGGGGCGATCTCGCTGCTCACCTGGAACCTGTACCCGGTGACCACCGCCGTCGGCGTGTACGTCGGCCTGTTCATCGCGGTCGGCATTCCGGCCGTCGCCACCACCACCGGCCTGATCACGATCGTGCAGCGCGTCACTCCACCGGAGGCGCTCGGCCGCGTGTTCGCGTCGGTCACCACCTTCGGCGGCGCCGCTCAGGGCGCCGGGCTGCTGGTGGCCGGTTTCC
- a CDS encoding helix-turn-helix domain-containing protein — MSFTSSRPEDRRQVTDARALRALAHPLRLALLNHLMAFGTQTASQCAEVVGSTASNCSYHLRSLARYGLVESVDPVDGRERPWRSTATGLQFGSSDDPATALGSDTVERALVEKQIDDEAALTRRAVAGRDTQPEEWKDAMTLSGYALRMTPQELRDLGERLDALIRPYIGLTRDDAPEGSDVVALHLNAYRHPDARTS, encoded by the coding sequence ATGTCTTTCACATCGAGCAGACCCGAGGACCGGCGGCAGGTCACCGACGCCCGCGCGCTCCGCGCCCTCGCGCATCCACTGCGGCTCGCCCTGCTCAACCACCTGATGGCGTTCGGCACCCAGACGGCCAGCCAGTGCGCGGAGGTCGTCGGCTCCACCGCCTCCAACTGCAGCTACCACCTGCGCTCGCTCGCGCGCTACGGCCTGGTCGAGTCCGTCGACCCGGTGGATGGACGCGAACGGCCCTGGCGCTCCACCGCCACGGGGCTGCAGTTCGGCAGCAGCGACGACCCGGCCACCGCCCTCGGCTCCGACACCGTCGAACGCGCCCTGGTCGAGAAGCAGATCGACGACGAGGCGGCGCTCACCCGCCGCGCCGTCGCCGGCCGCGACACGCAGCCGGAGGAGTGGAAGGACGCGATGACGCTCTCCGGCTACGCCCTGCGGATGACGCCGCAGGAGCTCCGCGACCTCGGCGAACGACTGGATGCGCTCATCCGCCCGTACATCGGCCTCACCCGCGACGACGCACCGGAGGGCAGCGACGTCGTCGCCCTCCACCTGAACGCCTACCGCCACCCGGATGCGAGGACATCGTGA
- a CDS encoding MDR family MFS transporter gives MSSTTTANIGFRSERGPILIALMLTTGLVAIDSTILATAVPSIVADLGGFSQFPWLFSVYLLAQAVSVPLYAKLSDTIGRKPIVLIGIGLFLVGSVLCGFAWSMPALIAFRAVQGLGAGAIQPMAVTIAGDIYTVAERAKAQGYLASVWAISSVVGPTLGGLFSEFTSWRWIFFVNVPLCILAGWMLMRTFHEKIERRKHRIDYAGSILLTSGMTLLILAVLEGGTGWAWNSVWSIGSFVLGGLILVAFVLVERRAAEPVLPLWVFSRRLLVTTTLVSLGVGAILIGLTSYVPTYLEGTVHVTPLISGLAVAALTIGWPIAASQSGRFYLRIGFRNTALLGSAIALVGAITLAATSVHPSVAFVAISCFIVGLGMGLIATPTLIAAQSSVDWNERGVVTGTNMFARSIGSAVGVAVFGAIANSIIAGSAGGEHDPATVQAAATAVFVSVAVVSALTIAAGASMPRSRVEDVAFTPAS, from the coding sequence ATGTCGAGCACCACCACGGCCAATATCGGGTTCCGGTCCGAGCGAGGGCCCATCCTGATCGCGCTGATGCTGACCACCGGACTGGTGGCCATCGACTCGACCATCCTGGCCACGGCCGTCCCGTCGATCGTCGCCGACCTCGGCGGGTTCTCGCAGTTCCCCTGGCTGTTCTCGGTGTACCTGCTCGCGCAGGCCGTCTCCGTCCCGCTCTACGCCAAGCTGTCCGACACCATCGGGCGCAAGCCGATCGTCCTGATCGGCATCGGGCTGTTCCTGGTCGGCTCCGTGCTGTGCGGGTTCGCCTGGAGCATGCCGGCCCTCATCGCGTTCCGCGCCGTGCAGGGCCTCGGCGCCGGAGCCATCCAGCCGATGGCCGTCACCATCGCCGGAGACATCTACACCGTCGCGGAGCGCGCCAAGGCGCAGGGCTACCTGGCGAGCGTCTGGGCGATCTCCTCGGTGGTCGGGCCGACGCTCGGCGGGTTGTTCTCCGAGTTCACCTCGTGGAGGTGGATCTTCTTCGTCAACGTGCCCCTGTGCATCCTGGCCGGGTGGATGCTGATGCGCACCTTCCACGAGAAGATCGAACGACGGAAGCACCGGATCGACTACGCCGGCTCGATCCTGCTCACCTCCGGCATGACGCTGCTCATCCTGGCGGTGCTCGAAGGCGGGACCGGCTGGGCCTGGAACTCGGTGTGGAGCATCGGCTCGTTCGTGCTGGGCGGCCTCATCCTGGTGGCGTTCGTGCTGGTCGAGCGGCGCGCGGCGGAACCCGTGCTCCCGCTCTGGGTGTTCTCGCGGCGGCTGCTGGTGACGACCACGCTGGTGTCGCTCGGCGTCGGCGCGATCCTGATCGGGCTCACCTCCTACGTGCCGACCTACCTCGAAGGAACGGTGCACGTCACGCCCCTCATCTCCGGCCTGGCGGTCGCGGCGCTCACCATCGGCTGGCCGATCGCCGCCTCCCAGTCCGGACGCTTCTACCTGCGCATCGGCTTCCGCAACACGGCACTGCTCGGCTCGGCCATCGCGCTCGTCGGGGCGATCACGCTCGCGGCGACCAGCGTGCACCCGAGCGTCGCGTTCGTCGCGATCAGCTGCTTCATCGTCGGCCTCGGGATGGGCCTCATCGCCACCCCGACCCTCATCGCTGCCCAGTCGAGCGTCGACTGGAACGAGCGAGGCGTCGTGACGGGCACCAATATGTTCGCCCGCTCGATCGGCAGCGCGGTCGGAGTCGCGGTCTTCGGCGCGATCGCCAACTCGATCATCGCCGGCTCGGCGGGCGGCGAGCACGACCCGGCGACGGTGCAGGCCGCGGCGACCGCGGTGTTCGTGTCCGTCGCGGTGGTCTCGGCGCTGACCATTGCCGCCGGGGCGTCGATGCCGCGCTCGCGGGTGGAAGACGTGGCGTTCACGCCGGCGAGCTGA
- a CDS encoding class I SAM-dependent methyltransferase has protein sequence MTAAKAEEPGGSGSGTAGLDYAERLRRLDNSWWRRTLNVQAPYRYNIRHMHLGRVLDIGCGLGRNLAHLGNNGVGVDHNPESIATARARGLTAFTSDEFPSSPYAVPGSFDAALVAHVVEHLDPDFAVELIQSYLPYVRSGGQVAFITPQERGYRSDATHVTFVDFDGLRELSVKLGLTPIRQYSFPFPRAAGKAFPYNEFVMLARKP, from the coding sequence GTGACGGCAGCGAAAGCCGAAGAGCCGGGAGGCTCCGGCAGCGGAACGGCCGGCCTCGATTACGCCGAGCGACTCCGCAGGCTCGACAACTCCTGGTGGAGGAGGACGCTCAACGTCCAGGCGCCGTACCGGTACAATATCCGGCACATGCACCTCGGCAGGGTCCTCGACATCGGTTGCGGTCTCGGCCGCAACCTCGCCCACCTCGGCAACAACGGCGTCGGCGTCGACCACAACCCCGAGTCGATCGCGACCGCACGCGCCCGCGGCCTCACGGCGTTCACGAGCGACGAGTTCCCGTCCTCTCCGTATGCGGTGCCCGGCAGCTTCGACGCCGCCCTCGTCGCGCACGTGGTCGAGCACCTGGATCCCGACTTCGCGGTGGAGCTCATCCAGAGCTACCTGCCGTATGTGCGTTCGGGCGGGCAGGTGGCGTTCATCACGCCGCAGGAGCGCGGATATCGCAGCGACGCGACGCACGTGACGTTCGTCGACTTCGACGGCCTGCGCGAACTGAGTGTGAAGCTCGGGCTGACGCCGATCCGGCAGTACTCGTTCCCGTTCCCTCGGGCCGCGGGCAAGGCGTTCCCGTACAACGAGTTCGTGATGCTGGCGCGCAAGCCGTAG